From Homalodisca vitripennis isolate AUS2020 chromosome 1, UT_GWSS_2.1, whole genome shotgun sequence, the proteins below share one genomic window:
- the LOC124354988 gene encoding uncharacterized protein LOC124354988: MRPYFLVTKQLRCIVSRVCECKMGDQELNLKLVAEVEKYEVLYNYKLPGYSRKDITDKAWHEIGVAINMTAAECKEKWRNLRTVFMRKIKPSPSGSGAKKKAYYLAEAMQFCLPFVRTSAPPSTGNLPEVPNCSDVNTDETLLESQILDDIPDDPSIESPHSPSIVQDNTSRSSPIIPIQPHTSSQQSSIPNEGKKRL; this comes from the exons ATGCGACCGTATTTTCTTGTCACCAAACAGTTGCGTTGCATAGTTTCACGTGTTTGTGAGTGCAAGATGGGTGATCAAGAgttgaatttaaaacttgtagCAGAGGTCGAAAAGTACGAAGTGttgtataattacaaattaccagGATATTCTAGAAAGGATATAACTGACAAGGCTTGGCACGAGATTGGAGTAGCAATCAACATGACAG CTGCGGAATGCAAAGAAAAGTGGCGTAATCTCCGGACAGTATTCATGCGAAAAATCAAACCTTCACCTTCGGGATCTGGCGCTAAGAAGAAGGCCTACTACCTGGCAGAGGCCATGCAGTTTTGTTTGCCGTTTGTAAGAACATCAGCTCCTCCTTCTACAGGAAATTTACCAGAGGTTCCTAACTGTAGCGACGTAAATACCGACGAAACTTTATTGGAATCACAAATATTGGATGATATTCCAGATGATCCTTCAATTGAATCACCGCACTCGCCGTCAATAGTACAGGATAATACTTCCCGGTCATCCCCAATCATACCAATACAACCTCATACCAGCTCACAGCAATCGTCCATTCCGAATGAAGGTAAAAAACGACtttaa